In the Arthrobacter sp. Soc17.1.1.1 genome, CGGGAGCCGCCAGCGCCTGCTGGAGCTCGGGCCGGAGGGCTTCGCGCGGGCGCTGCGGGAACAGACCGCCGTCGCCGTCACGGACACCACGTTCCGCGACGCACACCAGTCGCTGCTCGCCACGCGGGTGCGGACCCGGGACCTCGTGGCCGCCGGCGCGTCCGTGTCCCGGCTGACGCCGGAACTCCTCTCGGTCGAGGCCTGGGGAGGAGCGACGTACGACGTCGCCCTGCGCTTCCTCGGGGAGGACCCGTGGGCGCGCCTGGACGCGCTGCGCCGCGAGGTGCCGAACATCTGCCTGCAGATGCTGCTCCGCGGACGCAACACCGTCGGCTACACCCCGTACCCGGAAGCGGTGACGGCGGCATTCGTCAAGGAGGCTGCGGCCTCGGGGATCGACATCTTCCGGATCTTCGACGCCCTCAACGACGTCACGCAGATGGAGCCGGCCATCCGGGCCGTCCGGGACACCGGGACCGCGGTCGCCGAGGTGGCGCTGTGCTACACGGCGGACATGCTGGACCCGGCCGAGACCCTCTACACCCTGGACTACTACCTGGAGCTGGCCCAGCGGATCGTGGACGCCGGCGCCCACATCCTCGCGATCAAGGACATGGCGGGCCTGCTCCGCCCGGCTGCGGCGGCGAAGCTCGTGACCGCCCTGCGGGACCGCTTCGAGGTGCCCGTGCACCTGCACACCCACGACACCGCGGGCGGGCAGCTGGCGACCCTGCTGGCCGCCGTGGACGCCGGCGTCGACGCCGTCGACGTCGCCAGTGCCGCCCTGGCCGGCACCACCAGCCAGCCGTCGGCCTCCGCCCTCGTCGCGGCCCTGGCCCACACCCCGCGTGACACGGGCCTGGACCTGGGCAACGTGTGCGCGCTCGAGCCCTACTGGGAGGCCGTGCGGCGCATGTACGCCCCGTTTGAGTCCGGCCTGCCCGGGCCCACGGGCCGGGTGTACCGGCACGAGATCCCCGGCGGGCAGCTCTCCAATCTCCGCCAGCAGGCCATCGCCCTCGGCCTCGGCGAGCGGTTCGAGGCCATCGAGGACATGTACACCGCGGCGGACCGGATCCTCGGCCGGCTCGTGAAGGTCACCCCGTCCTCCAAGGTCGTCGGCGACCTGGCCCTGGCCCTCGTGGGCCGCGACGCGGACCCGGCCGAGTTCGAGGAGAACCCGCAGGAATTCGACATCCCCGACTCCGTCATCGGGTTCCTCAACGGGGAGCTCGGCAACCCGCCCGGCGGATGGCCCGAACCGTTCCGCACCAAAGCCCTGAAGGGCCGGGAACTCAAGCCGCGCGACGTCGAGCTCAGCTCCGACGACGAGGCGAAGCTCGCCGGGACGCCCGCGGAGCGCCGGAACGCGCTGAACACCCTCCTGTTCGCCGGGCCGACGAAGGACTTCCGGGCCACCCGCGACACCTACGGCGACGTGTCCCTCCTCGGCACGGCCGACTACCTCTACGGGCTGCAGCCCGGCACGGAGCACGTCATCGAACTCGAGAAGGGCGTCCGGCTGATCGCCACCCTCGAAGCGGTGTCCGAGCCGGACGAGAAGGGGATGCGCACCGTGATGTGCACCCTCAACGGGCAGATGCGGCCCGTGAGCGTCCGCGACAAGTCCATCACGAGCGACGTGAAGGCGGCCGAGAAGGCCGACCCCGGCACCCCCGGGCACATCGCGGCGCCCTTCGCCGGATCCGTCTCCGTCACGCGGGCGGAGGGGGACACCGTGGCCGCCGGCGACACCGTCGCCACGATCGAGGCCATGAAGATGGAGGCCAACATCACCACGCCCGTCGCCGGTACCGTCCAGCGCGTCGCCTTCACCGGCGCAGCACCAGCCCAGGGCGGTGACCTCCTCCTCGTGATCACGGCGTCGTGAACCGCGGACCCCGAGCTGCGGGTGCCCGGATGCCGAGCCACACCGGCAGGCTGGACCACGGCGCCGGGAAGCAGCCGGACAGCTCCGACCCCGCGAGGCAGCTCGTGCAGAACCGGTACAGCATCCGGGCGCGGCTACACTGCGGGATGTGACCCACTACGACCTCGCGATCATCGGCTCCGGCTCAGGCAACACCCTCGTCTCGCCGGAATGGGACGACCGGCAGGTGGTACTCGTCGAGGGCGGCACGTTCGGCGGGACCTGCCTCAACGTCGGCTGCATCCCCACGAAGATGTACGTGTACCCGGCCGGACTGGCATCAGCGGCGGGGGAGTCGGCCCGGCTCGGCGTGGACCTGTCCCTGGAGGGTGTGCGCTGGAAGGACATCCGGGACCGCATCTTCACCCGGATCGACGCGATCTCCGCCGGCGGCAGGGCCTACCGCGCCGAGGAGCTCGCCAACGTGACCCTCATCGAGGAGCACGTTCGCCTCACGGGGGAGAAGTCCTTCCGTACCGCCTCGGGCGACGACGTCACCGCCGACCAGCTGGTGATCGCCACCGGCTCGCGGGCCGTCCGGCCCCCGATCCCCGGCATCGACCTGCCGCAGGTGCACACCTCCGACACCGTCATGCGGCTCGACGAGCTGCCCGCACGGCTCCTGATCATCGGCGGCGGCTACATCGCCGCCGAATTCGCGCACGTGTTCGGGGCCTTCGGTACCCGGGTCACCCTCGCGGTCCGCTCCGCGGGGATGCTGCGCGGCCTCGACGAGACCGTCTCCGACGCGTTCACCGAGCAGGCCGCACGCCGGTGGGACCTCCGGCAGCACACCGAGGTTGTGCGGATCACCGCCAACGACGACGGCAGCGTCACCGCTCGACTGATCGGGCCCGCGGGGCCGGAGGACCTCGAGGTCGACGCCGTGCTCGTCGCGATCGGGCGCACACCAACCACCGATACCCTCGGTGCGGCCGAGGCGGGCCTCGACCTGCACCACGACGGCCGCCTCGTGGTCGACGAGTACCAGCGGGTGCTGCGCGGCGGCCGGCCCGTGACCGGCCTCTGGTCGCTCGGTGACGTGAGCAGCGACTACCAGCTGAAGCACGTGGCGAACCACGAGGCGAAGGTCGTGGCCCACAACCTGCTGCATCCCGAGGCGCTCCGCGCCGCCGACCACCAGTTCGTGCCCGCCGCCGTGTTCTCCTCGCCGCAGGTGGCCTCGGTCGGCATGACCGAGGAGCAGGCACTCGGCCACGCGGACGCCACCGGCACCCCGATCGTGACCGCGGTGCAGCACTACGGGTCGACGGCGTACGGGTGGGCGATGGAGGACACGCAGGGGTTCGTCAAGCTCATCGCCGAGCAGCAGACCGGGCGCATCCTCGGCGCCCACATCCTCGGCCACGAGGCGTCGATGATCATCCAGCCGGTCATCCAGGCCATGTCCTTCGGCCTCGACGCGCAGACGATGGCCCGCGGGCAGTACTGGATCCATCCGGCGCTCACCGAGGTGCTGGAGAACGCGCTGCTCAGCCTGAAGACGGGCTAGGGGCGATCCGGGGCGCCGACGGGCGCCCCGGCCCGGGGCGCCTAGACCTTGGCCGAGGAGTAGATCGACTCCACGATCTCCGCGTAGTCCCTGAGGACCTGGGCGCGCTTGATCTTCAGCGACGGCGTGAGGTGGCCCGTGGTCTCGGTGAAGTCCGTGGGGACCACCCGGAAGACCTTGATGGCCTCCGCACGGGAGACGGTGGTGTTGGCCGTGTCGACGAGCTCCTGGATCTCGGCGAGCACCAGCGGGTGGTCCGCCGCCTCCGCCGTCGTGGTCCCCGCCGGCAGCTGGTGCCGTTCGAGCCACCCGGGCAGTGCCTCCTCGTCGAGGGTGATCAGCGCGGAGATGAAGGGCCGCTGGTCGCCGACGACGACACACTGCGAGACCAGCGCATTGGCACGGATGGCGTCCTCGAGCAGCGCGGGGATGACGTTCTTCCCGCTGGCCGTGACGATGATCTCCTTCTTCCGGCCCGTGATGCGCAGGAAGCCGTCGTCGTCGAGCTCGCCGATGTCGCCGGTGCGGAACCAGCCGTCCACGAAGGCTTCCTCGGTGAGGTCGGGGCGGTTGAAGTAGCCCTTCATGACGCACACGCCCCGGGTGAGGATCTCGCCGTCGTCGGCGATCTTCACCGCATTGCCGGGCAGCGGAGCGCCCACGGTGCCGATCTTGATCCGCTTCGGCGTGTTGACCGTGATGGGGGCCGTTGTCTCCGTCAGGCCGTAGCCCTCGAGCACCATGAGCCCGATGCCGTGGAAGAAGTGGCCGAGCCGGTCCCCGAGGGGCGCGCCGCCGGAGACGGCGTGCTGCACGCGGCCCCCCATCGCGGTGCGGATCTTGCCGTAGAGCAGCCGGTCGAACACGGCGTGCTTGACCTTGAGGCCGAGCGGGATCTTCCCGGCCTGCTCCGCCTTCGACCAGGCGATGGCGACGTCCGCGCCCGCGTGGAAGATCCTGCCCTTGCCGCCGTCCTCGGCCTTCAGCATCGAGTTGTTGTACACCTTCTCGAAGACGCGCGGGACGGCGAGGATGAAGGTCGGCTTGTAGCTCTGCAGGTCCGGCAGCAGGTTCTTCACGTCGGGGGTGTGGGCCACGGTGGCGCCGGCTGCGACGCACAGCACCGAGATGAAGCGGGCGAACACGTGGGCGAGGGGCAGGAACATGATGGTCTGCCCGCCCTCGCGGGCGACCTCCGGAAGGGCCGCGGCCGCGTTCTCGGACAGCTCGACGAAGTTGCCGTGCGTCAGCTCGCACCCCTTGGGCTTGCCCGTGGTGCCCGAGGTGTAGATGATCGTGGCGACGTCGTCGAGGCCCGCGTAGGCGCGACGGTCGGCGAGGGTCTGCTCGGCGGTGCCCGCACCGGCCGTGCGGAGTGTGTCGAGTCCGTCGCCGTCGAACTGCCACACGTGGCGCAGGGACCCGATGCCCTCGAGCGCCACGGCCTCGCGCACCACGTTCTCGTGGCGGGCGGATTCGACGAACGCCCCGACAGCGCCCGAATCGCTGAGGATCCAGGCCACCTGGGCGGGGGAGGAGGTCTCGTACACCGGGACGGAGACGGCGCCCGCGAACCAGATCGCGAAGTCCGCCAGGGACCACTCGTAGCGCGTGCGGGCCATGATGGCCACGCGGTCCCCGGGCTGGACGCCGGAGCTGATCAGTCCCTTCGCGATGTCCTCGACCTGGCGCCGGAACTCGGTGGCGGAGATGTCCTCCCACTCGCCGGTCGCGCCCTTGACCGCGAACAGGGCGGGATTGGACGGCTTCGCCGCCTGCCGCACCACGAGGTCCGTCGTATTGGTCTGGCGGGGGACGTCCACGAGGACGGGAACGCTGATGTCGCGCACGATAGCTCCTTCGATATCACCTCGACCGTGAGGTCGTTTCAGCCTATAGGTTCGGTCCACCGAATGACTGTCCAGTACTGTACGAATCGGTAACGGTGGCGAGCGAGTGCGCCCCGACAGGACGGAGGAGGGACCGCATGCCGATCATTCCCGACCCGGCCGGCCGACGCACCCGACGCCCGCGTACCGACACCTGGCACGCGGGTCGCGGTACGCCGCCGACCGGGCGCACGGCCCGCACCACCTTCGCCAACCCGGCGCGCCGCGGTCTCTCCGTGGGCGTGGACATCGGCGGTACGAAGGTCGCGGCGGGCGTGGTGGACGTCCACGGCAGGATCCTCGCCGAGGCGCGCAGGGCGACCCCCGGCCAGGACCCCCGCGCCGTGGAGGCGGTCATCACCGAGCTCGTCCGCGAGCTGTCGCGGGACTTCCGCATCCGGTCGGTGGGGATCGGGGCGGCGGGGTGGATGGACCTCACCAACAGCACGGTGCTCTTCAGCCCGCATCTCGCCTGGCGCAACGAGCCGCTGCGGACGAACCTCGAGAAGCTGCTGCGCCGGCGCGTGACGGTGGTGAACGACGCCGACGCCGCCGCCTGGGCGGAGTGGAAGTTCGGTGCGGGGCGCGGTGAGTCCCGCCTGGTCTGCATCACCCTGGGGACGGGCATCGGCGGCGCGATGATCATGGGCGGACGCGTGGAGCGCGGCCGGCACGGCGTCGCGGGTGAGTTCGGGCACCAGATCATGGTGCCCCAGGGGCACCGGTGCGAGTGCGGGAACCGAGGCTGCTGGGAGCAGTACGCCTCCGGCAACGCGCTCGGCCGCGAGGCCCGCGAGCTCGCCGCCGCCAATTCCCCCGTGGCCCGAGCCATCATCGACGCCGCGCCCGGCGACGGGGCCCCGATCACCGGCGCCCTCGTGACACGCCTCGCGATGGAGGGCGACCCGGCGTCCCGTGAGCTGGTCGACGACGTCGGGCAGTGGCTGGGACTGGGGCTGGCCAACCTGGCCGCGGCGCTCGATCCCGGGACGTTCGTCATCGGCGGGGGACTGAGCGCCGCCGGCGAACTCCTGCTCGAACCCGCCCGGCGGGCCTTCGGACGCAACCTGACGGGGCGGGGCTTCCGGCCGGCCGCGCGCATCGAGCGGGCGGCCCTGGGCCCGGAGGCGGGACTCATCGGGGCCGCCGACCTGTCACGGTTGCTCTCGCGCAGCGGCACCTAGCCGCGGGGCCGCCGGGAGCGCGCTAGACCTCGGCGCCGTCGTCCCCGATGTCCCGGTGCTTGGGCAGCTTGGTGACGAGATACCCGGCGCCGGCGAGGAACAGGGCGAGGACCCCGAGCGTGACGGCCAGGGGGGCGTCGCGCCAGAACATGGCGAACAGCAGCAGCGTGATCGGCCCGCCCGCGGCGCCGACCCATGCCAGCACCGTCAGAGGATCGCCGGCACCGAGCGGCGGCGGTTCCTCCGGGACGAAGCCCTCGTCCTCCTCCGGTTCCTCCGGGGCGGCGTAGTCACGGGGCCCGGTGGCGCGGAACGGCTGGTCACGGAAGATCGCATCGGCGCGCTCCCGGTCCGTCAGGTCCTCGGTGCCGTGCGCCCCGGACACGTCCGGGCGGGGTTCCCGGCCCTCCGCCGGGAGTCCGACGGGCGCCGGCGGGATCCCCGTGTCGCCCCCGGGAGTCGAGGGGGAAGCGGTGGAGGTCCCCTCCAGGCGCGCGACGAGGTCCTGCCATACGGCGTCGTCGGTGGATTCGTTCGGTTCCTGACCTCGGGGGCCCATACTTTGCTACCTGCTGTCGCGTGCTGCGGTCCGGGTCCGAAGGTCCCCGCCCGGCGTCCTGGTCATCAGAGGGCGTGCTCGTTCAATCGTGGACACCGCGGGCCGCCACGTCAACCGGTCCGCAGCGTGTCGGTGTCCCCTCGGGTCGCCCCGCGCCGGCCGCCCAGGCACCGTCCGTGCCGCCGACACCCTTAGAGTAGGCTTCCACATGGAAAGCGGGCGGCATGCACAGTGCCGTTCCGTCCCTGCAGGGAGGACGAGCGGCGTGTTCTATTGGGTGATGAAGCGGATCATCGTCGGTCCGATCCTCAACCTCCTGTTCCGGCCCTGGGTCAAGGGACTCGACAACATCCCGGCGACGGGTCCCGCGGTGCTCGTCAGCAACCACCTCTCCTTCTCCGACTCGATCTTCCTCCCCATCGTGGTGCCCCGGACCGTCGTGTTCCTCGCCAAGTCGGAGTACTTCACGGGCAAGGGCGTCAAGGGCAGGCTGACGGCCCTGTTCTTCCGGCTCTCCAACCAGCTGCCCATGGACCGCTCGGGCGGCGCGGCGTCGTCGTCCTCCCTGACGGCGGGGATGGACATCCTGAACGAGGGCGGCGTGCTCGGGATCTACCCCGAGGGGACGCGCAGCCCTGACGGTCGCCTGTACCGCGGGAAGACGGGCGTCGCGAAGCTGGTGCTCGCCACGGGCGTCCCCGTGATCCCCGTCGCGATGATCGGGACGGACAAGGTCCAGCCCATCGGGCGGCGCATCCCCAACATCCGCCGCGTGGGGATCATCATCGGCGAGCCGCTCGACTTCAGCCGCTACGAGGGGCTCGAGGACGACCGCTTCGTGCAGCGCTCCGTGACGGACGAGATCATGTACGAGCTCATGCGCCTGTCGGGGCAGGAGTACGTCGACGCCTACGCGAGCACGGTCAAGGAGCGGCTCGCCGCGGAGAAGGCCGCCGGACGCAAGACGCCGAAGCCCGGAGCCGACACCCGCCGTGCCGCCGTGCGCATCTCCACCGAGACGGGCAGCCCGGCGCCGGGCTCCGTCACGGAGATCGGCCGAGCGCCCTCCGCCGACAGGGGCCCCGTCGCGGGGGACACGACGAGCGGCGCGAACGGCAGCACCGCCCAGCCCGACGCGGGCTGATCATCTCCGCCCGGTCGGCGGGCTGTATGACATCCGGGACGGTGGCGATGACGGACCGAATCGGGCCACCCCGTACCCAGCCCGTAGAATTCCCCTGTGACTGATTCGCTAGCTCCCGCCCTCCCGCGCACCGCGGCTCCTGCCCCCTCCACCGCCGGCCTCGATGCCTGGCGCTCCATGGCGGCGGTCCAGCAGCCCTCGTGGCAGGACCCCGGAGTGTATTCGGCGTCGGTCAAGGAGCTCTCGACCCTTCCCCCGCTGGTCTTCGCCGGCGAGGTCGACGTGCTGCGTGAACGGCTCGCGGCCGCCGCGCAGGGCAAGGCCTTCCTCCTCCAGGGCGGCGACTGTGCAGAGACGTTCGACGGCGCGACCGCGGACAAGATCAGCGCCCGCGTCCGCACCATCCTGCAGATGGCCGTCGTCCTCACCTACGGCGCCTCGCTGCCCGTCATCAAGATGGGCCGGATGGCCGGCCAGTTCGCCAAGCCCCGGTCCTCCAACGACGAGACCCGCGACGGCGTGACCCTGCCCGCCTACCGCGGCGACATGGTCAACGGCTACGACTTCACCCCGGAGAGCCGCGGCCATGACGCCTCCCGCATGGTGAAGGCGTACCACACCTCCGCATCGACGCTGAACCTCATCCGTGCCTTCACCCAGGGCGGCTTCGCTGACCTGCGGCTGGTCCACCACTGGAACAAGGGCTTCATGGCCAACCCCGCGCACTCGCGGTACGAGTCGCTGGCCCGCGAGATCGACCGGGCCGTGCGGTTCATGGACGCCTGCGGCACGGACTTCGAGGCCCTCAAGCGCGTGGAGTTCTTCGCCAGCCACGAGGCACTGCTCCTCGACTACGAACGGGCACTGACGCGCATCGACTCGCGGACGTCCCTGCCGTACGACACCTCGGCGCACTTCCTGTGGATCGGCGAGCGGACCCGCGACATCGACGGCGCGCACGTGGACTTCCTGTCCCGCGTCCGGAACCCGATCGGCGTGAAGCTCGGCCCCTCGACGTCGGCCGACGACGCCCTGGCGCTCATCGACAAGCTCGATCCGACCCGCGAGCCGGGCAGGCTGACGTTCATCACCCGCATGGGTGCGAGGAACATCCGCGAGAAGCTGCCCTCCCTGGTGGAGCGCGTCACCGCATCCGGGGCGCAGGTCCTGTGGGTCACCGATCCCATGCACGGCAACACGGTGACGTCCCCGAACGGGTACAAGACCCGCAACTTCGACGACGTCATCGACGAGGTGCGCGGCTTCTTCGAGGTGCACAACGCCCTCGGCACCTTCCCCGGCGGCCTGCACGTCGAGATGACCGGCGACGACGTCGCCGAGTGCCTGGGCGGCGCCGACCCGATCGACCAGGAGGCCTTCCTGGAACGCTACGAGTCCGTGTGCGACCCGCGCCTGAACCACATGCAGTCGCTGGAGATGGCCTTCCTCGTCGCCGGAGCCCTCTCCAAGAGCTGACCGCCGGGACGCAGGGAGGGAGGGTGGCCGCCGGCCACCCTCCCTCCCTGCGTCAGGTGACGGTGATCCGGATCGTGGTCCCCTCGGGCTGCTCGCCCGTGGGGCTCTGACCGGCCACGAGTCCGAGGACGGCGCTGCCGAAGGTGTAGTCGACCTGCACGGTGAAGCCCGCCTCCTCCAGGACGGCGACCGCGCGTTCCTCCGGCAGCGAGAACACGCTGGGGACCCTCACCATGCGCGGCCCCTGCGACAGCGTCAGCGTCACCGGGGTGCCCCGCTGCACGGCGACGCCGGAGGGGTCCTGACGCGCCACCGAACCGGCGGGTACGGTCGCGCTGAACACCCGGGCCTCCTCGATCTCCGCCTTGAGCCCTGCACGTTCCAGCGCCGCGACGGCCTCCTTCGCGGGTAGGCCGGAGACCTCGGGGACGGCGATGGGCGCCGGACCGAGCGACACGACGAGGTCCACGGCCGAGCCGAGGCGGCGTTCCGCGCCCTGGCCGGGGATCTGGCGGACCACCTCGCCCGCCGGGACCGATTCGCTGTACTCCTCGCCGAGGCCGCCGACGGCGAGCCCTGCTGAGCGCAGGTCCTCCGTCGCCTCCGCCTGCGTCCTGCCGACCACGTCGGGGACGGCGAACAGCTCCGGCCCCTTCGACACGACCAGCTCGACGCGTTCGAAGCGGCGGACCGGGGACGCGGCGGCGGGCTCGGTGGCGATCACCAGTCCCTCGAGCACCTGCTCGTCGAAGACCTCCTCGGTCGACAGGGAGGTGAGTCCCTCCCGTTCGAGGACGGCGCGGGCCTCCGCGAGCGGGGCGTTCGCCACGTCAGGGAGGGACACCGTGCCGGCCGGGCCCGCTCCGAAGAGCCAGCCCACGCCGGCCACGAGGCCGGCGAGGAGGACGAGGAGGACGGCGAGGATCCGCACGGACCGCCGCGCCGCTGTGCCATGGAGCGTCTTCTGGGGTCGCTGGGCCTGCCGCGCCTGCTGTCTCTTCGACGGCAGGCGGACCGTGCTTCCTCCCGGCCGTCCGGCCGGCAGCGCGTCGTCGACCTCGTGGAGCCGCCGGCCGTCCCGGTCGTGATGCCCCGCAGCGTCGTGGGTCACGCCGCCGTGCACCTCGGCGCCGTCGGGGCGTTCCCCGCCGCGCGGGTCGCCGGCCGGAGCCGCGTCCGCCGGGAGGGGCGCGCTCCATGACGGCGGCTGCTGCGGCATGGCCCCGAGGACGCGTGTCGCGTTGCGGTCCCGGTCGACGACGCGCGTGGTGGCCTGCCCTGCGGGGGCGGGGAGTACCTCCGTCCCTCCCGGAACCGTCGTCGTGCCGTCGTACAGGCCGTCGTACTGGCCGTCGTACAGGCGGTCGGTGGCGCCGGCCCGGGCCCCGGTGAGTGCTTCGGTGAGTGCTTCGGGCGGTGCGGTTGCCGGCGCGTGCGCGAGGCGGGGGACGACGGCCGCGGTCAGCGTGTCCTGGTCCGGCACCGGGGCGGGCGGGTCGGCCGGTGCGAAGTCGAGCTCGTCGTCGCCGAGCGTGGCGAGGATGTGCCGCAGTTCGCCGAGGAGTGCGGAGCCGTCCACGGGCCGATCCTCGGGGTCCCTCGAGGTGCACCACTGCACGAGCTCGTCGATGTCCACGGCCAGTCCGGGCAGGAGGACCGAGGGGGCCGGTACCTCGGACTGGGCGTGCTGGACGGCTACCTGGATGGGGGACTCCCCGGTGAAGGGCTGCCGACCCGTCAGGAGTTCGAAGAGCATGACGCCGGTCGAGTAGATGTCGCTCTGGGCCTCGGCGGGCCGCCCGAGGACCAGTTCGGGGGATAGGTAGGCGACGGTCCCGACGAGCGTCGCGGTGCCGGTGCTCGCCGACACGGCGCGAGCGAGGCCGAAATCGGCGATCTTCACGGTGCCGGCGTCCGACAGCAGCACGTTCTCGGGTTTCACGTCACGGTGGATCAGACCCGCCTCGTGTGCAGCGGCGAGCCCTTCCACGACGGCGTCCAGGAGGGTCAGCGCGTGGCGTGGGGTGAGCCGGCCGTGCTCACGCAGCAGGTCACGCAGCGTCCGGCCGCGGACGAACTCCATCACGAGATAGGCGACCGGCTGCCCGTCGATCTCGTCGACGCCCTGGTCCAGCACGCCGACCACGTGCGGGTTCGACAGGCGGGCGGCGGACTTGGCCTCCTGCTCGAAGCGGTCGATGAAGCCGGGTTCGTCGGCCAGGTGCGGGTACAGCACCTTGAGGGCCACCCGGCGGTCCAGGCGCCGGTCGGTGGCCAGGTAGACGGTGGACATGCCACCGCGCGCCACCCGGGAATCTACGACGTACCGTCCGTCGACGATGGCGCCCTCGAGCGGATCCTTCCGTAGCTGGTGCACCCTCCGATGATAGTGGGGTACGCCGGAAGGGGGCAGGACCACCACTCGGTCCCACCCCCTCGATCGATCCGGCACCGGCCGGAGCGGCCTACCGGAAGTTCTTCTGGTGTGCCTTGATCGATGCGACGTACTGCTTGGTGTCCTCGAACATGCCACGGTTCTGCACCGAGTACTGGCCCTGGTAGTAGGAGGCGATGGCGATGTCGAGCGAGGGACTGGTGCGTACGAGCGAGCGGATGATCGCCACGCCGGCGGTGGCGTTGTCGTAGGGATCCAGCAGGTTGAGCTTGCGGCCCACCAGGTCGCTCGCCCACTGCCCGGAGGAGGGGATGACCTGCATGGTGCCGATCGCGTTCGCCGGGGACACCGCGCGCTGGTTGAAGCCGGACTCCTGGTACGCGAAGGCCAGCGCGAGGCTCGGATCGACGCCCATGGAGCGGGCCGTGTCCGCGACGATCTGCTTCATCTCGGCCTGGGACGGAGCCGGCATCGAGTTGAGCAGGGCCTTGTTGGCGTTGGCGTCCGCCACCACCTTGTCGGGGTACTGGTAGCCCAGGAAGGTCGAGGGCACGAGGTTGCCGGGAGCCGGGGCGGGGGCCGGAGCGGTACCGGCGCCGGGGAGCGTGAGCTTCTGCCCGGGGTAGATGACGGAGGTCATGGTCATCTTGTTGGCGGTGAGCAGGTTGCTCAGTGCGACGCCGTTGCGGGAGGCGATGGCGCCGAGGGTGTCGCCGGCCTTGACCGTGTACGAGCCGGCGGCCGGGGCAGGAGCGGGGGCCGGTGCAGGGGCGGGTGCCTGCGGCGTGGCCTGCGGGGTCACGCTCCCCGCCAGCTTCAGCGTCTGCCCGGGGTAGATGACCGACGTCATGCCGAGGTTGTTCGCCTTCAGCAGCGCGTCCAGTCCGATGCCGTTGCGCGAGGCGATGGCACCGAGGGTGTCACCCGACTTCACCGTGTAGCTGCCGCCTGCGGGAGCGGGGGCGGGGGCGGGGGCAGGAGCGGCGGCGGGCTTGCCCGGCGCCGGGGCGGGAGCGCCGCCGAGGGTGATCTTCTGGCCGGGGTAGATGATCGAGGTCATCGAGAGCTTGTTGGCCGTCAGCAGGTTCGGCAGGCTCACGCCGTGACGGGAGGCGATGGCTCCGAGGGTGTCACCGGGCTTGACCACATAGGTGGCCGCGGACGGCTGGGCGGCGGGGGCCGGAGCGGCAGGAGCCGGGGTGGCGGCCGGTGCCGCGCTGCCCTTCAGCTTGATCTTCTGTCCGGGGTAGATGATGGTGCGCGCGTCCAGCTTGTTCAGCTTCAGGACGGCGTCGGTCGCGAGGCCGAAGCGCTTGGCGACGGCTCCGATGGTGTCGCCGGGCTTGATCGTGTACTCGCTCGGCGTGGTCTCGGTGTGGACCGTGATCTTCTGCGCCGGGATCTGGGTCGCCACGAGGGCGGCGGGGACGACTGCCCGGGCGGGGGCCTGCATGGCCG is a window encoding:
- a CDS encoding LysM peptidoglycan-binding domain-containing protein codes for the protein MTAQRSNAPLNGTRRKAAGASRRGLNVAVTTAALPAVILSSVALANPASAAPAPQAPAARHITGPAMQAPARAVVPAALVATQIPAQKITVHTETTPSEYTIKPGDTIGAVAKRFGLATDAVLKLNKLDARTIIYPGQKIKLKGSAAPAATPAPAAPAPAAQPSAATYVVKPGDTLGAIASRHGVSLPNLLTANKLSMTSIIYPGQKITLGGAPAPAPGKPAAAPAPAPAPAPAGGSYTVKSGDTLGAIASRNGIGLDALLKANNLGMTSVIYPGQTLKLAGSVTPQATPQAPAPAPAPAPAPAAGSYTVKAGDTLGAIASRNGVALSNLLTANKMTMTSVIYPGQKLTLPGAGTAPAPAPAPGNLVPSTFLGYQYPDKVVADANANKALLNSMPAPSQAEMKQIVADTARSMGVDPSLALAFAYQESGFNQRAVSPANAIGTMQVIPSSGQWASDLVGRKLNLLDPYDNATAGVAIIRSLVRTSPSLDIAIASYYQGQYSVQNRGMFEDTKQYVASIKAHQKNFR